GAATCAGCAGCTCCTCTATCTCTATTTCTTCACCTGCCCCGATCGCCTTGTTGAACAGCTCTATCCAGACATCTATATAGTATTCTTTGTCGTTCCAGGTGAAATAGGGATGAGTGATCGAGCAGGACAGGAAGCCGGCGACCAGCTCGTCGGTTGCGACGAAATAATCGCTGGGTCTCACATCGTTTCTTAGAAGCCCCGGTATGGGCGTCGCCGAAAAGAGGCTACTGCCGGTAGAGTCAGCGAACTGGACAAAGGGTTTCACCACCGGTTGTTCCCAGTACGCTTTGAAGGGGAACCACGACTGCCAGTTGTTGTAATATATCGGTTCGTTGACTTCTTCAATTGTCAGAAGCTTCATCGCACCGATCTTCACGCTCGAAGTTCCGGTATTTCTCAAAACAGTCTTAAGCGCTGTTTCGCCTGCTGATCCCGATAAAGAATAAGCTACCTCGATATCTCCGTGCTTGAGGGTGAACTCCGTTTTCTCACCGGGGAAAATACTTTCTATACCGGGAATTTTTATCTTTAACAACTCTCGATCCCTCCTTTCCGGCTTTAGTGATAATTATAGGCTAGAGTCATTTTCTGTTGAACTGTATCTACAGCCTCTGATAGTCCAAGAGACGCGGTTAAAGGCTCCGATCGAGACCAAGAAAGACAATCCTTTTCACAGTGACGATTATTTGACCTCTATCAGTTCTTCCTGTCGTGAAGAGTCTGATCGATCACTATCACCAGGGCCAGTATGAAGGCGGGCTCTTCACTTTCGGCCACATCGACACCGTAAGTGTCGCTCATAGAAAACCACCGTTTAGAGACCTCGGCCGCCAGTTTCCCGTCTTTGACTATGCTGAAATTGTGAGACCAGGGATCGCCTTCGATCTCGAAGTTACCGTAGATACTGCTTATCGTGAACTTAGGCCTCAAAAGGGTGAAAGTCTTTTTCACCGTTGCCGCTGCCCTTCCCGCGAAATACAGTGTGTACTCGGGCAGTAATCTCAGCAGTTTCTGTTCGATGAAGCAGAGCTCGTTGCCGTTCATATCTTCAAGCGAGAGCTTGTTCCCTATGGAAAAGACTCTCCCCCTCACGTAGAAATGTGGAACTCCCTTTTCATCTTCAATGGTGAAGTGATCGCTGATCGAAAAGATCCTCTCTCTGACCTTGTATATCATCGCACGCACTCCTTTATCGCCCATTTTATGTCCTCTATAAGGTCCTGTATGTCTTCTATTCCT
This portion of the Mesotoga infera genome encodes:
- a CDS encoding LURP-one-related/scramblase family protein, giving the protein MIYKVRERIFSISDHFTIEDEKGVPHFYVRGRVFSIGNKLSLEDMNGNELCFIEQKLLRLLPEYTLYFAGRAAATVKKTFTLLRPKFTISSIYGNFEIEGDPWSHNFSIVKDGKLAAEVSKRWFSMSDTYGVDVAESEEPAFILALVIVIDQTLHDRKN